The Deinococcus metalli genome has a segment encoding these proteins:
- a CDS encoding metallophosphoesterase → MHKFLAFGDVHADFDTLWSALRAASCADAAHQPTAPVRAGLFQVILIGDLVHPKNEREYARLAGVPRFDARDPEHLFLAAREQVKHLEALKAYQDAAPHAVHIILGNHDDAVLNTNYVLGTSGGVVHTEFDPDHGGLMLPDHLRVWMQAFPREIRVGTLQFAHVSPLPAHSHYDDLFYADHSPKRWFRETPEYVEMAGLSFGVYGHTQIDDGVLLDQEHRLAMIDALHAREYLELLVDPQHRTPLHSVRTVPF, encoded by the coding sequence ATGCACAAGTTTCTGGCGTTCGGCGACGTGCATGCCGACTTCGACACCCTCTGGAGCGCCCTGCGCGCCGCCAGCTGCGCCGACGCGGCCCACCAGCCCACGGCGCCGGTCCGCGCCGGTCTGTTTCAGGTGATCCTGATCGGCGACCTCGTCCACCCCAAGAACGAGCGCGAGTACGCCCGGCTGGCCGGTGTGCCCCGCTTCGACGCGCGGGACCCGGAACACCTCTTTCTCGCCGCCCGGGAGCAGGTCAAGCACCTCGAGGCCCTCAAGGCCTACCAGGACGCGGCCCCGCACGCCGTGCACATCATTCTCGGCAACCACGACGACGCCGTGCTGAACACCAACTACGTGCTGGGCACCAGCGGCGGCGTGGTGCACACCGAATTCGACCCGGACCACGGCGGCCTGATGCTCCCGGACCACCTGCGGGTGTGGATGCAGGCCTTCCCGCGCGAGATCAGGGTCGGCACGCTTCAGTTCGCGCACGTGTCTCCGCTGCCCGCCCACAGCCACTACGACGACCTCTTCTACGCCGACCACAGCCCCAAACGCTGGTTCCGGGAAACGCCCGAGTACGTCGAGATGGCGGGCCTGAGCTTCGGCGTGTATGGCCACACCCAGATCGATGATGGCGTGCTGCTCGACCAGGAGCACCGCCTCGCGATGATCGACGCCCTGCACGCCCGCGAGTACCTCGAACTGCTCGTGGACCCCCAGCACCGCACGCCGCTGCACAGTGTCCGCACCGTGCCCTTCTGA
- a CDS encoding tyrosine-type recombinase/integrase → MTWDQLWEQFYYHLRIKRRAKTTLHFYGTTQRALQRFAAATGSLPTSPDLIRVSHLRDFIVWLEGQGLAPGGIHAHVRSLKSLFGWAHREELLTVNPSARLERPSLPRRRMATMTADAVSRLLKASKRSDQPLRDAAVVLTFFDTGVRLEELISLRKDDVKPEKGVLRVIGKGDRERSAPIGTRALSAINTYMLRERHPRHAGIHELFLNRRGQPMTRSCISILLKRLSAQEGFERAETTPHTFRRGFAVEFLRNGGDVFTLQQILGHSSLEMTRRYVNFLDEDLKAAHLRFSPGDRL, encoded by the coding sequence GTGACCTGGGATCAACTCTGGGAGCAGTTCTACTACCACCTTCGCATCAAGCGCCGCGCCAAGACCACCCTGCATTTCTACGGCACCACACAGCGGGCTCTGCAGCGGTTCGCGGCGGCCACAGGCAGCCTGCCGACCTCCCCCGACCTTATCAGGGTGAGTCATTTGCGGGACTTCATCGTGTGGCTGGAGGGTCAAGGCCTTGCCCCTGGTGGAATCCATGCACACGTGCGTTCCCTCAAGTCCCTGTTCGGCTGGGCGCACCGCGAAGAGCTGCTCACGGTCAATCCTTCTGCCCGACTGGAGCGCCCCTCGCTGCCTCGCCGGCGCATGGCCACCATGACAGCGGACGCGGTGTCGCGGCTGCTCAAAGCCTCCAAGCGCTCCGATCAGCCGCTGCGAGACGCGGCTGTCGTGCTGACCTTCTTCGACACTGGCGTCCGGCTCGAGGAGTTGATCTCCCTGCGCAAGGACGACGTGAAGCCTGAGAAGGGCGTCTTGCGCGTCATCGGCAAGGGCGACCGGGAGCGTAGCGCGCCGATAGGGACGCGCGCCCTGTCGGCCATCAACACCTACATGCTGCGCGAGCGGCACCCTCGGCACGCTGGAATCCACGAACTGTTCCTCAATAGGCGTGGTCAGCCTATGACCCGCAGCTGCATCTCCATCTTGCTCAAGCGCCTGTCCGCACAGGAGGGCTTCGAGCGGGCCGAGACGACGCCCCACACCTTCCGCCGGGGCTTCGCCGTGGAGTTCCTGCGCAATGGGGGAGACGTGTTCACCCTGCAGCAGATCCTGGGCCACAGCAGCCTGGAGATGACGCGCCGCTACGTGAACTTCCTGGACGAGGACTTGAAGGCGGCCCATCTGCGGTTCTCGCCCGGAGACCGGCTGTGA
- a CDS encoding sensor histidine kinase, whose product MNFRAALQRTARGAARLVALREGLLAALPAALTVSLLLLATQPAYRTLINGDNGKRFYAYQGLAQDVQTAELAALSPDLTAEQRQVALDRALSSATNPSQFKSLDVVEHKGAARLATVAELLQQGTPASLRAASFEAIQLGSQADEQARRLSEQYVRALTSMRWFLIGTAVITGVLSMLLIVRALALWRAERHRHARREARQREALQLASHELRRPLQSLLLASDLLRHADTAERQQHLLSLIEDSAAQLASRADLTRLNDLYLDVALRLEDVDLRAVLRSFASGRVTVTVPAEPLMWAVDRDRLRQVVENVVENALTYTAGPVEVALHGANGTPVITVRDHGPGLSPDQLHAVFLPHDRGPLGRRDGHGLGLPLARRYARAHGGDVSLTAAAGGGLIATIHLGEPPAPLAEPRRPTLF is encoded by the coding sequence GTGAACTTCAGGGCCGCCCTGCAGCGGACAGCGCGCGGCGCCGCGCGTCTGGTCGCGCTGCGTGAGGGCCTGCTCGCCGCGCTGCCCGCCGCCCTGACCGTCAGCCTCCTGCTGCTCGCCACGCAGCCCGCGTACCGCACCCTGATCAATGGCGACAACGGCAAACGCTTCTACGCCTACCAGGGCCTCGCGCAGGACGTCCAGACGGCCGAACTCGCCGCGCTCAGCCCGGACCTGACGGCCGAGCAGCGGCAGGTGGCCCTTGACCGCGCGCTGTCCAGCGCGACAAACCCCAGCCAGTTCAAGTCGCTGGACGTGGTCGAGCACAAGGGCGCGGCCCGGCTGGCCACCGTCGCGGAGCTGCTTCAGCAGGGCACCCCCGCGTCCCTGCGGGCGGCCTCGTTCGAGGCGATCCAACTGGGGTCCCAGGCGGACGAGCAGGCCCGCCGGCTCAGTGAACAGTACGTCCGCGCGCTGACGTCCATGCGCTGGTTCCTGATCGGCACGGCGGTCATCACCGGCGTGCTGAGCATGCTGCTGATCGTCCGCGCCCTCGCGCTGTGGCGAGCGGAGCGGCACCGACACGCCCGCCGCGAGGCCCGGCAGCGCGAGGCCCTGCAACTCGCCAGCCACGAGCTGCGCCGCCCCCTGCAGTCGCTCCTGCTGGCCAGCGACCTGCTGCGGCACGCCGACACGGCCGAACGCCAGCAGCACCTGCTGTCCCTGATCGAGGACAGCGCCGCGCAGCTTGCCAGCCGCGCCGACCTCACGCGCCTGAACGACCTGTACCTCGACGTGGCCCTGCGGCTCGAGGACGTGGACCTGCGCGCGGTCCTGCGCTCCTTCGCGTCCGGCCGCGTCACCGTGACCGTGCCCGCCGAACCGCTGATGTGGGCGGTGGACCGGGACCGACTGCGGCAGGTCGTGGAGAACGTGGTCGAGAACGCCCTGACCTACACGGCCGGTCCAGTCGAGGTCGCCCTCCACGGCGCGAACGGCACCCCGGTGATCACCGTCCGCGACCATGGCCCCGGTCTGAGCCCTGACCAGCTGCACGCCGTGTTCCTGCCCCACGACCGCGGTCCCCTCGGGCGGCGGGACGGGCACGGTCTGGGCCTGCCTCTGGCGCGCCGCTACGCCCGCGCACACGGCGGAGACGTGAGCCTCACCGCGGCGGCGGGCGGCGGCCTGATCGCCACCATCCACCTGGGCGAGCCGCCCGCCCCGCTCGCCGAACCCCGCCGTCCCACGCTCTTCTGA